The Columba livia isolate bColLiv1 breed racing homer chromosome W, bColLiv1.pat.W.v2, whole genome shotgun sequence genome window below encodes:
- the LOC135577104 gene encoding heterogeneous nuclear ribonucleoprotein K-like isoform X2, which translates to METEQQEETFTNTETNDLSTGKRPAEDMEEEQAFKRSRNTDEMVELRILLQSKNAGAVIGKGGKNIKALRTDYNASVSVPDSSGPERILSISADTETIGEILKKIIPTLEEYQHYKGSDFDCELRLLIHQSLAGGIIGVKGAKIKELRENTQTTIKLFQECCPHSTDRVVLIGGKPDRVVECIKIILDLISESPIKGRAQPYDPNFYDETYDYGGFTMMFDDRRGRPVGFPMRGRGGFDRMPPGRGGRPMPPSRRDYDDMSPRRGPPPPPPGRGGRGGSRARNLPLPPPPPPRGGDLMSYDRRGRPGDRYDGMMMQCHVDTCDDMQPPELFEGGSGYDYSYTGGRGSYGDLGGPIITTQVTIPKDLAGSIIGKGGQRIKQIRHESGASIKIDEPLEGSEDRIITITGTQDQIQNAQYLLQNSVKQYSGKFF; encoded by the exons ATGGAGACTGAACAACAGGAGGAGACCTTTACCAACACAGAGACAAAT GACCTGTCTACAGGCAAACGTCCTGCAGAAGATATGGAAGAAGAACAGGCCTTCAAAAGATCTCGGAATACAGATGAGATGGTTGAATTACGCATTTTGCTTCAAAGCAAA AATGCTGGAGCAGTGATTGGAAAAGGTGGCAAAAATATTAAGGCACTTCGTACGGAT TACAATGCAAGTGTTTCAGTCCCAGACAGCAGTGGCCCCGAGCG CATCTTGAGTATAAGTGCAGATACAGAGACAATTGGAGAAATCTTGAAGAAGATTATCCCTACTTTAGAAGAG TATCAACACTACAAAGGTAGTGACTTTGATTGTGAATTAAGACTTCTAATTCACCAAAGTCTAGCAGGAGGAATTATTGGTGTCAAAGGTGCtaaaatcaaagaactcagagag aaCACTCAGACCACCATTAAGCTCTTCCAAGAGTGTTGTCCTCATTCCACTGATAGAGTGGTGCTTATTGGTGGAAAACCTGATAGAGTTGTCGAATGTATCAAGATTATCTTGGATCTTATCTCTGAG TCTCCAATTAAAGGACGGGCCCAGCCTTATGATCCCAATTTCTATGATGAAACATATGACTATGGTGGCTTCACAATGATGTTTGATGATAGAAGGGGACGTCCAGTAGGTTTTCCAATGCGTGGAAGAGGGGGCTTTGATCGAATGCCTCCTGGTCGTGGTGGACGACCTATGCCTCCATCGAGAAGAGATTATGATGATATGAGCCCTCGCAGAGGACCTCCACCACCTCCGCCAGGTCGTGGTGGCAGAGGTGGCAGCAGAGCTCGtaatcttcctcttcctcctccaccacctccccGTGGCGG AGATCTTATGTCTTATGACCGAAGGGGTAGACCTGGAGACCGTTATGATGGAATG ATGATGCAGTGTCATGTGGATACCTGTGATGACATGCAGCCACCAGAGTTG tTTGAGGGTGGCTCTGGATATG ACTATTCTTACACAGGGGGCCGTGGTTCATATGGAGATCTTGGTGGACCCATCATCACAACACAAGTAACGATTCCCAAAGAT TTGGCAGGATCTATTATTGGAAAGGGAGGCCAGAGAATCAAACAAATACGTCATGAGTCAGGAGCTTCAATCAAAATTGATGAACCACTAGAAGGCTCAGAAGATCGAATAATAACTATTACAGGAACACAGGACCAGATACAAAATGCTCAGTATTTACTGCAGAACAG tgTGAAGCAGTATTCTGGAAAGTTTTTCTAA
- the LOC135577104 gene encoding heterogeneous nuclear ribonucleoprotein K-like isoform X7 — protein METEQQEETFTNTETNGKRPAEDMEEEQAFKRSRNTDEMVELRILLQSKNAGAVIGKGGKNIKALRTDYNASVSVPDSSGPERILSISADTETIGEILKKIIPTLEEYQHYKGSDFDCELRLLIHQSLAGGIIGVKGAKIKELRENTQTTIKLFQECCPHSTDRVVLIGGKPDRVVECIKIILDLISESPIKGRAQPYDPNFYDETYDYGGFTMMFDDRRGRPVGFPMRGRGGFDRMPPGRGGRPMPPSRRDYDDMSPRRGPPPPPPGRGGRGGSRARNLPLPPPPPPRGGDLMSYDRRGRPGDRYDGMMMQCHVDTCDDMQPPELFEGGSGYGGRGSYGDLGGPIITTQVTIPKDLAGSIIGKGGQRIKQIRHESGASIKIDEPLEGSEDRIITITGTQDQIQNAQYLLQNSVKQYSGKFF, from the exons ATGGAGACTGAACAACAGGAGGAGACCTTTACCAACACAGAGACAAATg GCAAACGTCCTGCAGAAGATATGGAAGAAGAACAGGCCTTCAAAAGATCTCGGAATACAGATGAGATGGTTGAATTACGCATTTTGCTTCAAAGCAAA AATGCTGGAGCAGTGATTGGAAAAGGTGGCAAAAATATTAAGGCACTTCGTACGGAT TACAATGCAAGTGTTTCAGTCCCAGACAGCAGTGGCCCCGAGCG CATCTTGAGTATAAGTGCAGATACAGAGACAATTGGAGAAATCTTGAAGAAGATTATCCCTACTTTAGAAGAG TATCAACACTACAAAGGTAGTGACTTTGATTGTGAATTAAGACTTCTAATTCACCAAAGTCTAGCAGGAGGAATTATTGGTGTCAAAGGTGCtaaaatcaaagaactcagagag aaCACTCAGACCACCATTAAGCTCTTCCAAGAGTGTTGTCCTCATTCCACTGATAGAGTGGTGCTTATTGGTGGAAAACCTGATAGAGTTGTCGAATGTATCAAGATTATCTTGGATCTTATCTCTGAG TCTCCAATTAAAGGACGGGCCCAGCCTTATGATCCCAATTTCTATGATGAAACATATGACTATGGTGGCTTCACAATGATGTTTGATGATAGAAGGGGACGTCCAGTAGGTTTTCCAATGCGTGGAAGAGGGGGCTTTGATCGAATGCCTCCTGGTCGTGGTGGACGACCTATGCCTCCATCGAGAAGAGATTATGATGATATGAGCCCTCGCAGAGGACCTCCACCACCTCCGCCAGGTCGTGGTGGCAGAGGTGGCAGCAGAGCTCGtaatcttcctcttcctcctccaccacctccccGTGGCGG AGATCTTATGTCTTATGACCGAAGGGGTAGACCTGGAGACCGTTATGATGGAATG ATGATGCAGTGTCATGTGGATACCTGTGATGACATGCAGCCACCAGAGTTG tTTGAGGGTGGCTCTGGATATG GGGGCCGTGGTTCATATGGAGATCTTGGTGGACCCATCATCACAACACAAGTAACGATTCCCAAAGAT TTGGCAGGATCTATTATTGGAAAGGGAGGCCAGAGAATCAAACAAATACGTCATGAGTCAGGAGCTTCAATCAAAATTGATGAACCACTAGAAGGCTCAGAAGATCGAATAATAACTATTACAGGAACACAGGACCAGATACAAAATGCTCAGTATTTACTGCAGAACAG tgTGAAGCAGTATTCTGGAAAGTTTTTCTAA
- the LOC135577104 gene encoding heterogeneous nuclear ribonucleoprotein K-like isoform X6: METEQQEETFTNTETNGKRPAEDMEEEQAFKRSRNTDEMVELRILLQSKNAGAVIGKGGKNIKALRTDYNASVSVPDSSGPERILSISADTETIGEILKKIIPTLEEYQHYKGSDFDCELRLLIHQSLAGGIIGVKGAKIKELRENTQTTIKLFQECCPHSTDRVVLIGGKPDRVVECIKIILDLISESPIKGRAQPYDPNFYDETYDYGGFTMMFDDRRGRPVGFPMRGRGGFDRMPPGRGGRPMPPSRRDYDDMSPRRGPPPPPPGRGGRGGSRARNLPLPPPPPPRGGDLMSYDRRGRPGDRYDGMMMQCHVDTCDDMQPPELFEGGSGYGGRGSYGDLGGPIITTQVTIPKDLAGSIIGKGGQRIKQIRHESGASIKIDEPLEGSEDRIITITGTQDQIQNAQYLLQNSVKQYADVEGF; encoded by the exons ATGGAGACTGAACAACAGGAGGAGACCTTTACCAACACAGAGACAAATg GCAAACGTCCTGCAGAAGATATGGAAGAAGAACAGGCCTTCAAAAGATCTCGGAATACAGATGAGATGGTTGAATTACGCATTTTGCTTCAAAGCAAA AATGCTGGAGCAGTGATTGGAAAAGGTGGCAAAAATATTAAGGCACTTCGTACGGAT TACAATGCAAGTGTTTCAGTCCCAGACAGCAGTGGCCCCGAGCG CATCTTGAGTATAAGTGCAGATACAGAGACAATTGGAGAAATCTTGAAGAAGATTATCCCTACTTTAGAAGAG TATCAACACTACAAAGGTAGTGACTTTGATTGTGAATTAAGACTTCTAATTCACCAAAGTCTAGCAGGAGGAATTATTGGTGTCAAAGGTGCtaaaatcaaagaactcagagag aaCACTCAGACCACCATTAAGCTCTTCCAAGAGTGTTGTCCTCATTCCACTGATAGAGTGGTGCTTATTGGTGGAAAACCTGATAGAGTTGTCGAATGTATCAAGATTATCTTGGATCTTATCTCTGAG TCTCCAATTAAAGGACGGGCCCAGCCTTATGATCCCAATTTCTATGATGAAACATATGACTATGGTGGCTTCACAATGATGTTTGATGATAGAAGGGGACGTCCAGTAGGTTTTCCAATGCGTGGAAGAGGGGGCTTTGATCGAATGCCTCCTGGTCGTGGTGGACGACCTATGCCTCCATCGAGAAGAGATTATGATGATATGAGCCCTCGCAGAGGACCTCCACCACCTCCGCCAGGTCGTGGTGGCAGAGGTGGCAGCAGAGCTCGtaatcttcctcttcctcctccaccacctccccGTGGCGG AGATCTTATGTCTTATGACCGAAGGGGTAGACCTGGAGACCGTTATGATGGAATG ATGATGCAGTGTCATGTGGATACCTGTGATGACATGCAGCCACCAGAGTTG tTTGAGGGTGGCTCTGGATATG GGGGCCGTGGTTCATATGGAGATCTTGGTGGACCCATCATCACAACACAAGTAACGATTCCCAAAGAT TTGGCAGGATCTATTATTGGAAAGGGAGGCCAGAGAATCAAACAAATACGTCATGAGTCAGGAGCTTCAATCAAAATTGATGAACCACTAGAAGGCTCAGAAGATCGAATAATAACTATTACAGGAACACAGGACCAGATACAAAATGCTCAGTATTTACTGCAGAACAG tgTGAAGCAGTATGCAGATGTTGAAGGATTCTAa
- the LOC135577104 gene encoding heterogeneous nuclear ribonucleoprotein K-like isoform X3 encodes METEQQEETFTNTETNGKRPAEDMEEEQAFKRSRNTDEMVELRILLQSKNAGAVIGKGGKNIKALRTDYNASVSVPDSSGPERILSISADTETIGEILKKIIPTLEEYQHYKGSDFDCELRLLIHQSLAGGIIGVKGAKIKELRENTQTTIKLFQECCPHSTDRVVLIGGKPDRVVECIKIILDLISESPIKGRAQPYDPNFYDETYDYGGFTMMFDDRRGRPVGFPMRGRGGFDRMPPGRGGRPMPPSRRDYDDMSPRRGPPPPPPGRGGRGGSRARNLPLPPPPPPRGGDLMSYDRRGRPGDRYDGMMMQCHVDTCDDMQPPELFEGGSGYDYSYTGGRGSYGDLGGPIITTQVTIPKDLAGSIIGKGGQRIKQIRHESGASIKIDEPLEGSEDRIITITGTQDQIQNAQYLLQNSVKQYADVEGF; translated from the exons ATGGAGACTGAACAACAGGAGGAGACCTTTACCAACACAGAGACAAATg GCAAACGTCCTGCAGAAGATATGGAAGAAGAACAGGCCTTCAAAAGATCTCGGAATACAGATGAGATGGTTGAATTACGCATTTTGCTTCAAAGCAAA AATGCTGGAGCAGTGATTGGAAAAGGTGGCAAAAATATTAAGGCACTTCGTACGGAT TACAATGCAAGTGTTTCAGTCCCAGACAGCAGTGGCCCCGAGCG CATCTTGAGTATAAGTGCAGATACAGAGACAATTGGAGAAATCTTGAAGAAGATTATCCCTACTTTAGAAGAG TATCAACACTACAAAGGTAGTGACTTTGATTGTGAATTAAGACTTCTAATTCACCAAAGTCTAGCAGGAGGAATTATTGGTGTCAAAGGTGCtaaaatcaaagaactcagagag aaCACTCAGACCACCATTAAGCTCTTCCAAGAGTGTTGTCCTCATTCCACTGATAGAGTGGTGCTTATTGGTGGAAAACCTGATAGAGTTGTCGAATGTATCAAGATTATCTTGGATCTTATCTCTGAG TCTCCAATTAAAGGACGGGCCCAGCCTTATGATCCCAATTTCTATGATGAAACATATGACTATGGTGGCTTCACAATGATGTTTGATGATAGAAGGGGACGTCCAGTAGGTTTTCCAATGCGTGGAAGAGGGGGCTTTGATCGAATGCCTCCTGGTCGTGGTGGACGACCTATGCCTCCATCGAGAAGAGATTATGATGATATGAGCCCTCGCAGAGGACCTCCACCACCTCCGCCAGGTCGTGGTGGCAGAGGTGGCAGCAGAGCTCGtaatcttcctcttcctcctccaccacctccccGTGGCGG AGATCTTATGTCTTATGACCGAAGGGGTAGACCTGGAGACCGTTATGATGGAATG ATGATGCAGTGTCATGTGGATACCTGTGATGACATGCAGCCACCAGAGTTG tTTGAGGGTGGCTCTGGATATG ACTATTCTTACACAGGGGGCCGTGGTTCATATGGAGATCTTGGTGGACCCATCATCACAACACAAGTAACGATTCCCAAAGAT TTGGCAGGATCTATTATTGGAAAGGGAGGCCAGAGAATCAAACAAATACGTCATGAGTCAGGAGCTTCAATCAAAATTGATGAACCACTAGAAGGCTCAGAAGATCGAATAATAACTATTACAGGAACACAGGACCAGATACAAAATGCTCAGTATTTACTGCAGAACAG tgTGAAGCAGTATGCAGATGTTGAAGGATTCTAa
- the LOC135577104 gene encoding heterogeneous nuclear ribonucleoprotein K-like isoform X5 — METEQQEETFTNTETNDLSTGKRPAEDMEEEQAFKRSRNTDEMVELRILLQSKNAGAVIGKGGKNIKALRTDYNASVSVPDSSGPERILSISADTETIGEILKKIIPTLEEYQHYKGSDFDCELRLLIHQSLAGGIIGVKGAKIKELRENTQTTIKLFQECCPHSTDRVVLIGGKPDRVVECIKIILDLISESPIKGRAQPYDPNFYDETYDYGGFTMMFDDRRGRPVGFPMRGRGGFDRMPPGRGGRPMPPSRRDYDDMSPRRGPPPPPPGRGGRGGSRARNLPLPPPPPPRGGDLMSYDRRGRPGDRYDGMMMQCHVDTCDDMQPPELFEGGSGYGGRGSYGDLGGPIITTQVTIPKDLAGSIIGKGGQRIKQIRHESGASIKIDEPLEGSEDRIITITGTQDQIQNAQYLLQNSVKQYADVEGF; from the exons ATGGAGACTGAACAACAGGAGGAGACCTTTACCAACACAGAGACAAAT GACCTGTCTACAGGCAAACGTCCTGCAGAAGATATGGAAGAAGAACAGGCCTTCAAAAGATCTCGGAATACAGATGAGATGGTTGAATTACGCATTTTGCTTCAAAGCAAA AATGCTGGAGCAGTGATTGGAAAAGGTGGCAAAAATATTAAGGCACTTCGTACGGAT TACAATGCAAGTGTTTCAGTCCCAGACAGCAGTGGCCCCGAGCG CATCTTGAGTATAAGTGCAGATACAGAGACAATTGGAGAAATCTTGAAGAAGATTATCCCTACTTTAGAAGAG TATCAACACTACAAAGGTAGTGACTTTGATTGTGAATTAAGACTTCTAATTCACCAAAGTCTAGCAGGAGGAATTATTGGTGTCAAAGGTGCtaaaatcaaagaactcagagag aaCACTCAGACCACCATTAAGCTCTTCCAAGAGTGTTGTCCTCATTCCACTGATAGAGTGGTGCTTATTGGTGGAAAACCTGATAGAGTTGTCGAATGTATCAAGATTATCTTGGATCTTATCTCTGAG TCTCCAATTAAAGGACGGGCCCAGCCTTATGATCCCAATTTCTATGATGAAACATATGACTATGGTGGCTTCACAATGATGTTTGATGATAGAAGGGGACGTCCAGTAGGTTTTCCAATGCGTGGAAGAGGGGGCTTTGATCGAATGCCTCCTGGTCGTGGTGGACGACCTATGCCTCCATCGAGAAGAGATTATGATGATATGAGCCCTCGCAGAGGACCTCCACCACCTCCGCCAGGTCGTGGTGGCAGAGGTGGCAGCAGAGCTCGtaatcttcctcttcctcctccaccacctccccGTGGCGG AGATCTTATGTCTTATGACCGAAGGGGTAGACCTGGAGACCGTTATGATGGAATG ATGATGCAGTGTCATGTGGATACCTGTGATGACATGCAGCCACCAGAGTTG tTTGAGGGTGGCTCTGGATATG GGGGCCGTGGTTCATATGGAGATCTTGGTGGACCCATCATCACAACACAAGTAACGATTCCCAAAGAT TTGGCAGGATCTATTATTGGAAAGGGAGGCCAGAGAATCAAACAAATACGTCATGAGTCAGGAGCTTCAATCAAAATTGATGAACCACTAGAAGGCTCAGAAGATCGAATAATAACTATTACAGGAACACAGGACCAGATACAAAATGCTCAGTATTTACTGCAGAACAG tgTGAAGCAGTATGCAGATGTTGAAGGATTCTAa
- the LOC135577104 gene encoding heterogeneous nuclear ribonucleoprotein K-like isoform X4 — protein METEQQEETFTNTETNGKRPAEDMEEEQAFKRSRNTDEMVELRILLQSKNAGAVIGKGGKNIKALRTDYNASVSVPDSSGPERILSISADTETIGEILKKIIPTLEEYQHYKGSDFDCELRLLIHQSLAGGIIGVKGAKIKELRENTQTTIKLFQECCPHSTDRVVLIGGKPDRVVECIKIILDLISESPIKGRAQPYDPNFYDETYDYGGFTMMFDDRRGRPVGFPMRGRGGFDRMPPGRGGRPMPPSRRDYDDMSPRRGPPPPPPGRGGRGGSRARNLPLPPPPPPRGGDLMSYDRRGRPGDRYDGMMMQCHVDTCDDMQPPELFEGGSGYDYSYTGGRGSYGDLGGPIITTQVTIPKDLAGSIIGKGGQRIKQIRHESGASIKIDEPLEGSEDRIITITGTQDQIQNAQYLLQNSVKQYSGKFF, from the exons ATGGAGACTGAACAACAGGAGGAGACCTTTACCAACACAGAGACAAATg GCAAACGTCCTGCAGAAGATATGGAAGAAGAACAGGCCTTCAAAAGATCTCGGAATACAGATGAGATGGTTGAATTACGCATTTTGCTTCAAAGCAAA AATGCTGGAGCAGTGATTGGAAAAGGTGGCAAAAATATTAAGGCACTTCGTACGGAT TACAATGCAAGTGTTTCAGTCCCAGACAGCAGTGGCCCCGAGCG CATCTTGAGTATAAGTGCAGATACAGAGACAATTGGAGAAATCTTGAAGAAGATTATCCCTACTTTAGAAGAG TATCAACACTACAAAGGTAGTGACTTTGATTGTGAATTAAGACTTCTAATTCACCAAAGTCTAGCAGGAGGAATTATTGGTGTCAAAGGTGCtaaaatcaaagaactcagagag aaCACTCAGACCACCATTAAGCTCTTCCAAGAGTGTTGTCCTCATTCCACTGATAGAGTGGTGCTTATTGGTGGAAAACCTGATAGAGTTGTCGAATGTATCAAGATTATCTTGGATCTTATCTCTGAG TCTCCAATTAAAGGACGGGCCCAGCCTTATGATCCCAATTTCTATGATGAAACATATGACTATGGTGGCTTCACAATGATGTTTGATGATAGAAGGGGACGTCCAGTAGGTTTTCCAATGCGTGGAAGAGGGGGCTTTGATCGAATGCCTCCTGGTCGTGGTGGACGACCTATGCCTCCATCGAGAAGAGATTATGATGATATGAGCCCTCGCAGAGGACCTCCACCACCTCCGCCAGGTCGTGGTGGCAGAGGTGGCAGCAGAGCTCGtaatcttcctcttcctcctccaccacctccccGTGGCGG AGATCTTATGTCTTATGACCGAAGGGGTAGACCTGGAGACCGTTATGATGGAATG ATGATGCAGTGTCATGTGGATACCTGTGATGACATGCAGCCACCAGAGTTG tTTGAGGGTGGCTCTGGATATG ACTATTCTTACACAGGGGGCCGTGGTTCATATGGAGATCTTGGTGGACCCATCATCACAACACAAGTAACGATTCCCAAAGAT TTGGCAGGATCTATTATTGGAAAGGGAGGCCAGAGAATCAAACAAATACGTCATGAGTCAGGAGCTTCAATCAAAATTGATGAACCACTAGAAGGCTCAGAAGATCGAATAATAACTATTACAGGAACACAGGACCAGATACAAAATGCTCAGTATTTACTGCAGAACAG tgTGAAGCAGTATTCTGGAAAGTTTTTCTAA
- the LOC135577104 gene encoding heterogeneous nuclear ribonucleoprotein K-like isoform X1 — translation METEQQEETFTNTETNDLSTGKRPAEDMEEEQAFKRSRNTDEMVELRILLQSKNAGAVIGKGGKNIKALRTDYNASVSVPDSSGPERILSISADTETIGEILKKIIPTLEEYQHYKGSDFDCELRLLIHQSLAGGIIGVKGAKIKELRENTQTTIKLFQECCPHSTDRVVLIGGKPDRVVECIKIILDLISESPIKGRAQPYDPNFYDETYDYGGFTMMFDDRRGRPVGFPMRGRGGFDRMPPGRGGRPMPPSRRDYDDMSPRRGPPPPPPGRGGRGGSRARNLPLPPPPPPRGGDLMSYDRRGRPGDRYDGMMMQCHVDTCDDMQPPELFEGGSGYDYSYTGGRGSYGDLGGPIITTQVTIPKDLAGSIIGKGGQRIKQIRHESGASIKIDEPLEGSEDRIITITGTQDQIQNAQYLLQNSVKQYADVEGF, via the exons ATGGAGACTGAACAACAGGAGGAGACCTTTACCAACACAGAGACAAAT GACCTGTCTACAGGCAAACGTCCTGCAGAAGATATGGAAGAAGAACAGGCCTTCAAAAGATCTCGGAATACAGATGAGATGGTTGAATTACGCATTTTGCTTCAAAGCAAA AATGCTGGAGCAGTGATTGGAAAAGGTGGCAAAAATATTAAGGCACTTCGTACGGAT TACAATGCAAGTGTTTCAGTCCCAGACAGCAGTGGCCCCGAGCG CATCTTGAGTATAAGTGCAGATACAGAGACAATTGGAGAAATCTTGAAGAAGATTATCCCTACTTTAGAAGAG TATCAACACTACAAAGGTAGTGACTTTGATTGTGAATTAAGACTTCTAATTCACCAAAGTCTAGCAGGAGGAATTATTGGTGTCAAAGGTGCtaaaatcaaagaactcagagag aaCACTCAGACCACCATTAAGCTCTTCCAAGAGTGTTGTCCTCATTCCACTGATAGAGTGGTGCTTATTGGTGGAAAACCTGATAGAGTTGTCGAATGTATCAAGATTATCTTGGATCTTATCTCTGAG TCTCCAATTAAAGGACGGGCCCAGCCTTATGATCCCAATTTCTATGATGAAACATATGACTATGGTGGCTTCACAATGATGTTTGATGATAGAAGGGGACGTCCAGTAGGTTTTCCAATGCGTGGAAGAGGGGGCTTTGATCGAATGCCTCCTGGTCGTGGTGGACGACCTATGCCTCCATCGAGAAGAGATTATGATGATATGAGCCCTCGCAGAGGACCTCCACCACCTCCGCCAGGTCGTGGTGGCAGAGGTGGCAGCAGAGCTCGtaatcttcctcttcctcctccaccacctccccGTGGCGG AGATCTTATGTCTTATGACCGAAGGGGTAGACCTGGAGACCGTTATGATGGAATG ATGATGCAGTGTCATGTGGATACCTGTGATGACATGCAGCCACCAGAGTTG tTTGAGGGTGGCTCTGGATATG ACTATTCTTACACAGGGGGCCGTGGTTCATATGGAGATCTTGGTGGACCCATCATCACAACACAAGTAACGATTCCCAAAGAT TTGGCAGGATCTATTATTGGAAAGGGAGGCCAGAGAATCAAACAAATACGTCATGAGTCAGGAGCTTCAATCAAAATTGATGAACCACTAGAAGGCTCAGAAGATCGAATAATAACTATTACAGGAACACAGGACCAGATACAAAATGCTCAGTATTTACTGCAGAACAG tgTGAAGCAGTATGCAGATGTTGAAGGATTCTAa